A single genomic interval of Pyrus communis chromosome 7, drPyrComm1.1, whole genome shotgun sequence harbors:
- the LOC137739040 gene encoding ABC transporter G family member 29-like, protein MDRTERVKDPHERHRSFSRSVEDVILSATHSRRNSRMEEEEEALTWAAIERLPTYNRLRTSIIKSFVETDAQGNNNKVVHKEVDVLKLDRIDRQKFIDGTFKIAEEDNERFLKKLRSRIDKVGIKLPTVEVRFEHLTVEADSHIGSRALPTLPNVTRNIAESALGLIGIRLAKKTNQTILKDASGIVKPSRMTLLLGPPSSGKTTLLLALAGKLEPSLKVRGDITYNGYRLHDFVPQKTSAYISQNDVHIGEMTVKETLDFSARCQGVGTRYELLCELARREKDAGIFPEADIDLFMKATSMGGVESSLITDYTLRILGLDICKDTIVGDEMQRGISGGQKKRVTTGEMIVGPTKTLFMDEISTGLDSSTTYQIVKCLQQIVHITEATILMSLLQPASETFDLFDDIILLSKGHIVYQGPREHILEFFDSCGFQCPERKGTAEFLQEVTSRKDQEQYWADRSKPYRYISVTEFANQFKQFHVGMSLQNELSIPYNKSRGHRAALVFTRYSIPKLELLKACFAKEWLLIKRNSFVYIFKMVQISIVAIVATTVFLRTQMHTQNENDGALFISAIIFSLVTNLFNGFSELSLIIARLPVFYKHRDLLFHPAWTFTLPCVLLRIPISLLESTIWVGITYYTIGFAPEASRFFNQLLLFFLIQQMAAGMFRLIAGVCRTMIISNTGGSISLMIVFILGGFLIPRGEIPKWWVWSYWISPMAYGFNALTVNEMFAPRWMNKLASDNATRLGVAVLENFGVFPDRNWVWIGSAALVGFAVFFNILFTLVLMYLNPLGKPQPMISEEVAAEIRADEEESKDDQNFRRPKLKTDPIFRSLSSSDGNNSGEMQIWRLGSRSNANRLGRNANSSLEAGNVVTLKRGMVLPYTPLAMSFDSVNYYVDVPLKMKEGGVKEDRLQLLCEVTGAFRPGILTALMGVSGAGKTTLMDVLAGRKTGGYIEGDIRISGYPKKQETFARISGYCEQNDIHSPQVTVKDSLIYSAFLRLPKEVTKEEKMTFVDEVMGLVELDGLKDALVGLPGVTGLSTEQRKRLTIAVELVANPSIIFMDEPTSGLDARAAAIVMRVVRNTVDTGRTVVCTIHQPSIDIFEAFDELLLMKRGQLIYSGPLGRNSHKVVEYFEAVPGVPKIKEKYNPATWMLEVSSAATELRVEIDFAQHYKSSSLYQRNKALVTELSIPPPGANDLYFPSQYSQSMWEQFKSCLWKHWWTYWRSPDYILVRFFFTFASALLVGSIFWKVGAKRESSADLTMIIGAMYNAVLSIGINNCSTVQPVVATERAVFYRERAAGMYSALPYALAQVVVEIPYVFVQTVYYVLIVYAMVSFQWTAEKFFWFFFVNFISFLYFTYYGMMTVAISPNHQVAAILASTFYSFFNLFSGFFIPRPKIPKWWIWYYWICPVAWTVYGLIVSQYGDVEDTIKAPGLTPDPTVKWYVENYFGYNPNFMGPVAGVLVGFALFFAFMFAYCIKILNFQIR, encoded by the exons ATGGATCGAACGGAGAGAGTAAAGGACCCGCATGAAAGGCACCGTAGCTTCAGCAGAAGCGTGGAGGATGTGATTTTAAGTGCCACACACTCTCGTCGAAACAGTCgaatggaagaagaagaagaagctctGACATGGGCTGCCATTGAGAGACTGCCCACATATAATCGGCTGAGAACAAGCATCATCAAATCCTTTGTGGAAACCGATGCTCAAGGAAATAACAACAAAGTAGTGCATAAGGAAGTAGATGTTCTGAAGCTCGACCGAATCGACCGTCAGAAATTCATCGACGGCACTTTTAAGATTGCCGAGGAAGACAATGAGAGGTTCTTGAAGAAGTTGAGAAGTAGAATTGATAA GGTGGGTATCAAACTTCCTACTGTAGAAGTTAGGTTTGAGCACTTGACAGTTGAAGCCGATAGCCATATTGGCAGCAGAGCTCTTCCCACTCTCCCAAATGTTACTCGGAACATTGCAGAATCAGCTCTTGGCTTAATTGGGATTAGATTAgctaaaaaaacaaatcaaacaattctCAAAGATGCCTCTGGCATTGTTAAACCGTCGAG GATGACCCTTTTATTAGGTCCTCCATCCTCTGGAAAAACAACACTTTTGTTGGCACTAGCTGGGAAATTGGAGCCAAGCTTGAAG GTCAGAGGAGATATCACTTACAATGGGTACAGGCTACATGATTTTGTGCCACAGAAGACATCTGCGTATATTAGCCAAAATGATGTTCATATAGGAGAAATGACAGTCAAAGAAACCCTAGATTTTTCCGCTAGGTGCCAAGGAGTTGGGACTCGATATG AACTTCTTTGTGAGCTTGCTAGAAGAGAAAAGGACGCTGGCATATTTCCTGAGGCAGATATTGACCTTTTCATGAAG GCTACGTCAATGGGAGGAGTTGAAAGTAGTCTCATTACTGACTATACTCTCAGA ATTTTGGGGCTCGATATATGCAAGGATACAATTGTTGGAGATGAGATGCAGAGAGGGATATCTGGTGGGCAGAAAAAACGAGTAACCACAG GTGAGATGATTGTTGGGCCTACAAAAACATTGTTCATGGATGAGATATCAACGGGTCTAGATAGCTCTACGACATATCAAATAGTGAAGTGCTTGCAGCAAATCGTACACATTACCGAGGCCACAATTTTGATGTCCCTACTCCAACCTGCTTCTGAGACATTTGATCTCTTTGACGATATCATCCTTTTGTCAAAGGGCCATATTGTCTACCAGGGGCCACGCGAGCATATATTGGAGTTCTTTGATAGTTGTGGATTTCAATGCCCCGAACGAAAGGGAACTGCTGAGTTCTTACAAGAG GTAACCTCAAGGAAAGACCAAGAGCAATATTGGGCTGACAGAAGCAAGCCATACCGATACATATCAGTCACTGAATTCGCAAACCAGTTCAAGCAGTTCCATGTGGGAATGAGTCTCCAGAATGAGCTCTCAATCCCTTACAATAAGTCCCGAGGGCATAGAGCAGCCCTTGTTTTCACAAGATATTCAATACCCAAATTGGAACTTCTCAAGGCCTGTTTTGCCAAGGAATGGTTGCTGATAAAAAGAAACTCTTTCGTTTACATTTTCAAGATGGTTCAAATTAGTATAGTGGCAATTGTAGCAACTACCGTATTCTTAAGGACCCAAATGCACacccaaaatgaaaatgatgGTGCATTGTTTATCAGTGCAATTATATTTTCCCTGGTCACTAACTTGTTTAATGGTTTCTCTGAGCTCTCACTGATCATTGCAAGACTCCCTGTATTTTACAAGCACAGAGACCTTCTTTTCCACCCAGCTTGGACTTTCACTCTCCCATGTGTCCTACTCCGGATTCCTATATCCCTTTTAGAATCCACTATTTGGGTTGGCATTACGTATTACACAATTGGGTTTGCACCTGAAGCTAGCAG ATTTTTCAACCAACTATTGCTGTTTTTTCTGATCCAACAAATGGCTGCTGGGATGTTTAGGCTTATTGCTGGAGTCTGCAGGACCATGATCATTTCCAACACTGGCGGCAGTATCAGTCTGATGATTGTTTTTATACTTGGAGGTTTCTTAATTCCTCGAG GTGAAATTCCAAAGTGGTGGGTGTGGAGCTACTGGATTTCACCTATGGCATATGGCTTCAATGCTCTTACTGTAAACGAAATGTTTGCACCGAGGTGGATGAACAAACTG GCTTCAGATAATGCCACCAGATTGGGTGTGGCAGTGCTTGAGAACTTTGGTGTTTTCCCTGACAGAAACTGGGTTTGGATTGGCTCTGCAGCTCTTGTCGGATTTGCAGTTTTCTTCAACATCCTTTTCACACTCGTACTTATGTACCTGAATC CTCTTGGAAAGCCACAGCCTATGATATCTGAAGAAGTAGCAGCGGAAATAAGAGCAGATGAAGAAGAATCGAAGGATGACCAGAATTTCAGAAGACCCAAATTAAAGACAGATCCAATTTTTCGATCATTATCTTCTTCTGATGGAAACAATTCAG GAGAAATGCAAATATGGAGATTGGGCAGTCGATCAAATGCGAATAGACTTGGTAGAAATGCTAATTCGTCTCTTGAAGCAGGAAATGTTGTTACCCTAAAGAGAGGAATGGTTCTTCCCTATACTCCTCTTGCAATGTCCTTCGACAGTGTTAATTACTATGTGGACGTGCCCCTC AAAATGAAGGAAGGAGGAGTAAAAGAGGACAGGCTTCAGCTACTTTGTGAAGTAACTGGTGCCTTTAGGCCTGGGATCTTGACAGCTCTAATGGGAGTCAGCGGGGCGGGGAAGACAACTTTGATGGATGTCTTAGCAGGAAGAAAAACAGGTGGCTACATTGAAGGTGATATTAGAATTTCTGGGTACCCTAAGAAACAAGAAACCTTTGCCAGAATTTCTGGTTATTGTGAACAAAATGATATCCACTCACCCCAAGTCACTGTCAAGGATTCATTGATTTATTCAGCTTTCCTTCGGCTCCCTAAAGAAGTCACCAAAGAGGAAAAGATG ACCTTTGTAGATGAAGTGATGGGACTGGTTGAGCTTGACGGTCTCAAAGATGCTTTAGTGGGGCTTCCAGGAGTTACAGGATTATCAACAGAACAGAGAAAGAGGTTGACAATTGCAGTTGAGCTCGTTGCTAATCCCTCGATCATTTTCATGGATGAGCCAACATCAGGTCTTGATGCAAGGGCAGCTGCCATTGTTATGAGGGTGGTTAGAAATACGGTGGACACTGGTAGAACAGTTGTCTGCACAATTCATCAGCCTAGCATAGATATCTTTGAGGCCTTTGATGAGCTGCTACTCATGAAGAGAGGACAGTTGATATACTCCGGACCATTGGGCCGCAATTCTCACAAGGTCGTGGAATATTTTGAG GCAGTTCCTGGTGttccaaaaattaaagaaaagtatAATCCAGCAACATGGATGCTTGAGGTGAGTTCGGCAGCAACTGAGCTCCGGGTTGAAATCGACTTTGCTCAACACTACAAGTCATCTTCCTTGTACCA GAGAAACAAAGCTTTAGTGACAGAGTTAAGCATACCACCACCAGGAGCAAATGATCTGTATTTTCCATCTCAGTATTCTCAATCAATGTGGGAGCAGTTCAAATCTTGCCTTTGGAAGCACTGGTGGACTTACTGGAGAAGTCCTGATTATATCCTTGTTAGGTTCTTTTTTACCTTTGCCTCTGCCCTCCTGGTTGGATCTATTTTCTGGAAGGTTGGCGCCAAAAG AGAAAGCTCAGCTGACCTGACCATGATTATTGGAGCCATGTATAATGCTGTACTTTCCATTGGAATTAATAACTGCTCAACAGTGCAGCCGGTAGTCGCCACTGAAAGAGCAGTATTTTATCGAGAACGAGCTGCTGGGATGTACTCTGCCTTACCTTATGCACTAGCACAG GTTGTTGTTGAAATACCATATGTGTTTGTTCAAACTGTATATTATGTGCTGATTGTGTATGCTATGGTGAGCTTTCAATGGACAGCGGAAAAATTCTTCTGGTTCTTCTTTGTCAACTTCATCTCATTCCTTTATTTCACATATTACGGAATGATGACTGTCGCCATCTCACCAAACCACCAAGTAGCAGCCATATTGGCATCGACGTTTTATTCATTCTTCAACCTCTTCTCGGGTTTCTTCATACCAAGACCG AAAATACCCAAGTGGTGGATTTGGTATTACTGGATATGCCCGGTAGCGTGGACGGTGTATGGATTGATTGTGTCACAATATGGTGATGTTGAGGACACCATTAAAGCACCTGGGTTAACACCTGACCCAACTGTGAAATGGTATGTAGAAAACTATTTTGGATATAATCCAAATTTCATGGGACCAGTTGCTGGAGTTCTTGTCGGCTTCGCGCTCTTCTTTGCCTTCATGTTTGCCTATTGCATAAAGATACTCAATTTCCAAATTAGATAG